The following proteins are encoded in a genomic region of Dyadobacter sp. UC 10:
- a CDS encoding SusC/RagA family TonB-linked outer membrane protein codes for MRKCFTALLKLAMLPSLLVLLTLVYTPSFAQLTVTGTVSDESGQPVPGVNVVEKGTTTGASTGVDGKYVTKVSSPNSVLVFSFVGYVSQEVTVNNRDLIDVMVSPDDKLLGEVVVVGYGTQKKKDLTGSIASANLQAFKESPNVSILQSLKGALPGLTIGQTNQAGQEAAINIRGVSTLNGNTSPLIIVDGLIFNGRLSDINPSDVASVDVLKDPSSKAIYGSQAANGVILVTTKSGKTNQKPSITYSGSFAVSSPTINAKLLDREGYLQKVRDINYYNSYTKESGYTQTNPGWDFINSDMNPPLLAGIGAGNNYDWFGNLTQDALISNHSIGVSGGSEKTTYFLSAGYTGEKGFIKNDNYKRYTARLNLDTEVTSWLTVGANTSGTFTDFSGDAPNVGTIAVTSPLVLPWDANGDFVINPVGDANNNAFLQSTNDNFETQSRLVGNVYGIAKIPGIKGLTYRVNFGNNVKFFKEFGSSIYGAGRTGSAFKNNAYQYEQTLDNILSYTKTIGKHNIGATAVYGYNTGKYERTAASGSGFSDLDLSYNNLALAEIRNIESSAWKESLLYQLASATYSFDGKYLFKATVRRDGFSGFSKNNKTAIFPSIGLGWVISEERFFHISPINYLKIRGSYGENGNKVARYSSLALVKAEDESKYVFGDGGTTQVGRSVNTLANNDLRWERTKGINIGMDFEILKSKIDGNIEYYNSDTYDLLWSKVLPQTSGFSTVLSNIGQLKNTGLEFMVHGAPVKGKNLSWDVTLNFSRNRNKVVSLLGDDLNTDGKEDDLIASGLFIGRSIGTIYDYKVNGIYQVNDERPAGFEPGSHRVVDQNGDGKYTPADDRVILGQSEPAYSFGIQNTVSYNQFTLRLFVNSIQGGKDGYLKANFPQGNLSSRGNATNSNWFDFYDYWSPRNADAKYATPWVGSPVGGNARGYYQRNFVRLQDISLSYNFDKTVTDKLRMQNLKLFVSGKNLLTLTKWDGWDPETGVGIDSRNPYPVMKSYSFGLEVSF; via the coding sequence ATGCGAAAGTGTTTTACAGCCCTGCTAAAACTGGCGATGCTACCAAGCCTGCTAGTCCTCTTAACCCTGGTATACACGCCTTCTTTTGCGCAGCTGACGGTTACCGGTACTGTGTCTGATGAAAGCGGGCAACCTGTGCCAGGTGTCAATGTGGTGGAAAAAGGAACCACGACGGGTGCCTCCACCGGTGTGGATGGCAAGTACGTTACCAAAGTGTCGTCACCAAATAGTGTGCTGGTGTTCTCATTTGTGGGATACGTGTCCCAGGAAGTGACGGTAAATAATCGTGATCTAATTGATGTGATGGTATCGCCGGACGATAAGTTGCTGGGAGAAGTAGTTGTGGTCGGATATGGGACGCAGAAGAAAAAGGACCTTACCGGCTCCATCGCTTCAGCTAATCTGCAAGCCTTCAAGGAATCGCCAAACGTCAGTATATTACAATCATTGAAAGGGGCATTGCCGGGCCTGACAATCGGGCAGACAAACCAGGCCGGGCAGGAAGCTGCTATCAATATCCGCGGCGTATCTACTTTAAACGGAAATACATCTCCACTCATCATTGTCGACGGGCTTATTTTTAACGGACGGCTGTCGGATATCAACCCGAGTGATGTAGCCAGTGTGGATGTTTTGAAAGATCCGAGCAGCAAAGCCATTTACGGTTCGCAGGCCGCCAATGGTGTGATCCTGGTGACAACCAAATCCGGTAAAACAAATCAGAAACCCTCGATCACCTATTCGGGCAGCTTCGCCGTCTCTTCACCTACTATCAATGCAAAATTGCTGGATCGGGAAGGTTACCTTCAGAAAGTACGTGACATCAATTATTACAATTCATACACAAAGGAATCGGGCTATACGCAGACCAATCCGGGCTGGGATTTTATCAACTCCGATATGAACCCACCTTTGCTTGCAGGTATCGGCGCAGGCAACAATTATGACTGGTTTGGCAATCTGACACAGGATGCGCTGATCAGTAATCACAGCATCGGAGTTTCGGGCGGCTCTGAAAAGACGACCTACTTTCTTTCCGCTGGTTATACCGGGGAAAAGGGTTTTATCAAAAATGATAATTATAAACGATACACCGCGCGGCTCAACCTCGACACGGAGGTTACCAGCTGGCTAACAGTCGGAGCCAATACGTCGGGTACATTTACTGATTTTTCCGGCGACGCACCTAATGTGGGCACCATTGCAGTCACCTCACCGCTGGTATTACCCTGGGACGCAAATGGCGATTTTGTTATCAATCCGGTTGGAGATGCTAATAATAACGCCTTTTTACAGTCGACCAACGACAACTTCGAAACCCAGAGCCGCCTGGTGGGCAATGTCTACGGGATCGCGAAAATTCCTGGGATCAAAGGTTTGACCTATCGGGTGAATTTCGGTAACAATGTTAAGTTTTTTAAAGAGTTCGGTTCCAGTATCTACGGTGCAGGACGGACGGGTTCGGCTTTCAAAAACAATGCTTATCAGTATGAGCAAACCCTGGACAATATCCTGAGCTACACTAAAACGATTGGCAAGCATAACATCGGCGCCACTGCGGTGTACGGATACAATACCGGCAAATATGAGCGCACGGCTGCAAGTGGCAGCGGGTTCTCGGATCTCGACCTTTCTTACAACAACCTGGCGCTCGCGGAAATCAGGAATATCGAATCCAGCGCTTGGAAAGAATCATTGTTATACCAACTCGCCAGCGCGACGTATAGCTTTGACGGTAAGTACCTTTTTAAAGCGACGGTGCGGCGGGATGGTTTCAGCGGTTTTTCCAAGAACAATAAAACGGCGATTTTTCCATCGATCGGGTTGGGCTGGGTAATCTCGGAAGAGCGCTTCTTTCATATATCTCCCATTAATTACCTGAAAATCAGAGGTAGTTATGGTGAAAACGGAAATAAGGTCGCACGATACAGTTCTCTGGCTCTCGTGAAAGCAGAGGATGAGTCGAAATATGTTTTTGGTGACGGAGGGACGACCCAGGTCGGCCGGAGCGTAAATACGCTCGCCAATAACGACCTGAGATGGGAGAGGACAAAAGGGATCAATATTGGAATGGACTTCGAGATCCTGAAAAGTAAAATTGACGGAAATATTGAATATTATAACTCCGATACCTACGATCTGCTCTGGTCCAAAGTGTTGCCGCAGACTTCCGGCTTTTCAACGGTATTGAGCAACATCGGTCAGTTGAAAAATACCGGGCTGGAATTCATGGTTCACGGGGCGCCGGTAAAAGGCAAAAACCTGAGCTGGGATGTGACGTTGAACTTTTCGCGAAACCGAAATAAAGTGGTGAGTTTGCTGGGAGACGATTTGAATACCGACGGCAAGGAAGACGATCTCATCGCCAGCGGACTGTTCATTGGCCGGTCTATCGGGACGATTTATGACTATAAAGTGAATGGCATTTACCAGGTCAACGATGAGCGGCCGGCAGGATTCGAGCCGGGCAGCCACCGCGTGGTCGACCAGAATGGTGACGGCAAATATACGCCTGCTGACGATCGGGTTATCCTGGGTCAGTCGGAACCTGCCTATTCATTTGGGATCCAGAATACGGTTTCATACAATCAGTTCACGCTACGGCTTTTTGTTAACTCCATCCAGGGCGGCAAGGACGGTTACCTGAAGGCCAACTTTCCACAAGGTAATCTCAGCAGCCGGGGGAATGCCACTAATTCCAATTGGTTTGATTTCTATGATTACTGGTCGCCGCGTAATGCCGATGCCAAATATGCGACGCCATGGGTGGGGTCACCTGTCGGAGGTAATGCGCGCGGGTATTACCAGCGCAACTTTGTCAGACTGCAGGATATTTCGCTTTCGTACAATTTCGACAAAACCGTGACGGATAAGCTGAGAATGCAAAATCTCAAATTGTTTGTGAGCGGAAAAAACCTGCTCACACTTACGAAGTGGGATGGCTGGGACCCGGAAACCGGCGTCGGAATTGATTCACGAAACCCGTATCCGGTCATGAAATCGTATTCTTTCGGCCTGGAAGTATCCTTTTAA
- a CDS encoding SDR family oxidoreductase — protein sequence MNIFKRFDLTGKTALVTGCKRGIGRAMAAVLAEAGADIIGVSANLELSGSEIEKEVHALGRQFRAYQCDFSNRGALYSFIEKVQADFPVIDILINNAGSILRQPAQEHSDEYWDTIINTNLHAPFILSREIGRTMVARGSGKIIFTASLLTFQGGINVPGYTASKSAIGGIVKALANEWAGRGVNVNAIAPGYINTDNTEALRNDPDRSASILGRIPAGRWGTPDDFKGATIFLASAASDYVHGSIITVDGGWMGR from the coding sequence ATGAACATATTCAAGCGGTTTGACTTGACCGGGAAAACAGCATTGGTTACCGGCTGTAAAAGAGGGATTGGGCGTGCAATGGCGGCGGTGCTGGCAGAAGCCGGGGCGGATATCATAGGTGTCTCAGCCAATCTGGAACTTTCCGGCAGCGAAATTGAAAAAGAGGTTCATGCGCTGGGTCGTCAATTCCGAGCCTATCAATGCGATTTCAGTAACCGTGGGGCTCTTTATAGCTTTATAGAAAAGGTCCAGGCCGACTTTCCGGTCATTGATATACTGATCAATAACGCAGGTTCCATCCTACGCCAGCCGGCACAAGAGCATTCCGACGAATACTGGGATACCATTATCAATACGAATCTCCATGCGCCATTCATCCTCAGCCGTGAGATCGGCCGCACGATGGTCGCGCGCGGGTCGGGCAAGATTATTTTTACAGCTTCGTTACTGACATTCCAGGGCGGCATTAACGTACCTGGCTATACGGCGAGCAAATCGGCCATTGGCGGAATCGTAAAAGCACTCGCCAATGAATGGGCCGGAAGGGGTGTCAACGTAAACGCCATAGCGCCCGGCTACATCAATACCGATAACACCGAGGCATTGCGGAATGACCCCGATCGCAGCGCATCTATTCTGGGCCGCATTCCGGCAGGCCGCTGGGGTACTCCCGATGATTTTAAAGGCGCGACTATTTTTCTGGCGTCCGCGGCTTCAGACTATGTGCACGGAAGCATAATTACCGTGGATGGCGGCTGGATGGGCCGGTAA
- a CDS encoding IclR family transcriptional regulator — protein MVLVIIKALDILEYVAQDPDKAYTLTEIAEKLELNQATCANILKSLVSKNYIEHLGRKKGYRLGPMAFNLTNNLSYNQNLIMAAKDVMEELTNQVNETSLLGILRNQKRFVLHLVNSDQDLQVRSRSERNVYETATGRLLLAFLSRRERENFINSNGIPTTETWKEANTREGLELALEKIVQEELVITHSVKHIIGIAVPIRKNDRVIAALSIFMPESRFSLPRKKEIIQALRNAGEKIRLRLDV, from the coding sequence ATGGTACTAGTCATCATCAAGGCGCTGGATATCCTGGAATATGTTGCCCAGGACCCGGACAAGGCCTACACACTTACTGAAATTGCTGAAAAGCTGGAACTGAACCAGGCCACCTGCGCGAACATACTTAAATCGCTGGTGAGCAAAAATTACATTGAACACCTGGGCAGAAAAAAAGGTTACAGGCTGGGCCCGATGGCATTCAACCTCACCAACAACCTTTCGTACAACCAGAACCTGATCATGGCAGCGAAGGATGTGATGGAAGAGCTGACAAACCAGGTCAACGAAACCTCCCTGCTTGGGATACTTCGGAACCAGAAACGCTTTGTACTTCATCTGGTGAACAGCGACCAGGATTTACAGGTACGGAGCCGGAGCGAGCGGAATGTCTACGAAACTGCAACCGGCAGACTACTGCTCGCTTTTCTATCGAGACGGGAGAGAGAAAATTTCATCAATAGCAATGGAATTCCAACCACTGAAACCTGGAAAGAAGCAAATACCAGGGAAGGTCTCGAATTAGCTTTGGAGAAAATTGTTCAGGAAGAACTTGTGATTACCCATTCTGTGAAGCACATAATAGGGATCGCTGTGCCTATTCGTAAAAACGACAGGGTCATCGCGGCACTAAGTATTTTTATGCCTGAATCCAGATTTTCATTGCCCAGAAAAAAAGAAATCATCCAGGCGCTAAGGAATGCAGGAGAGAAAATAAGGCTTCGGCTGGATGTCTGA
- a CDS encoding RagB/SusD family nutrient uptake outer membrane protein: protein MNLRHKFIFSAMLAGLVLGGTSSCDDGFLDREPLHAISGESFWKTQADVDMALVGVYRRLQSNLFGHRRTHLDGYSDNSYDRHQQIGFQNLTIGITNPSNVPSALYNDPYAGIAACNYFLENVGSVTALPPATAGIYIAEVRFLRALFYFELVQFFGDVVLYKTPPKTAEDAKIAKSPKADVLAFIVEDLDDAISKLPATAYSGHAVKASAQMLKARVRLYQQNWADAVALTSDIMGTNTFSIFQGGYANLFLQPTQQGNPEIIFSTKYLAPNNPQGNEGMLVEIGWYGGNQPYQNLVDEYETASGKMITDASSGYDPANPYDKRDPRLKMTILVPGDKYVNPDGSTFATSDPILTGFAQKKYMDVSKLPWDRSKITVTDMNIVHMRYAEVLLAYAEAKNEVSGPDASIYDALNKIRSRTGVNLPPVSQTMYNTKEKLRDFIRHERRVELAMEGHRYFDLKRWGIIAQKLATVKNPAGVTLSFGEKNNVLPFPQSEIDRNKSLVQNTGY from the coding sequence ATGAACCTCAGACATAAATTTATATTTTCCGCGATGCTGGCAGGTTTGGTGCTGGGTGGTACCAGTTCCTGCGACGACGGCTTCCTTGACAGAGAACCGCTGCACGCTATTTCCGGTGAAAGTTTCTGGAAGACGCAGGCAGATGTGGATATGGCGCTGGTAGGTGTGTACCGCAGATTGCAAAGTAACCTTTTCGGACACCGCAGGACCCACCTCGACGGATATTCCGACAACTCCTATGACCGGCATCAGCAGATAGGTTTTCAAAATCTCACCATAGGCATTACCAATCCTTCCAATGTGCCCTCGGCATTGTACAATGATCCGTATGCGGGAATTGCTGCCTGTAACTATTTTTTGGAAAATGTTGGAAGCGTAACGGCCTTGCCACCCGCAACGGCGGGCATTTACATTGCCGAGGTCCGTTTCCTTCGGGCATTGTTTTATTTCGAGCTGGTGCAGTTTTTTGGGGATGTAGTGTTGTATAAAACACCGCCAAAAACCGCTGAGGACGCTAAAATTGCAAAAAGCCCCAAAGCCGATGTGCTGGCATTTATCGTGGAAGACCTGGACGATGCCATATCAAAATTGCCCGCAACTGCCTATTCAGGTCATGCTGTGAAGGCGAGTGCACAAATGCTGAAAGCCAGGGTTAGGCTGTACCAGCAAAATTGGGCCGATGCAGTGGCGTTGACAAGCGATATCATGGGTACCAATACCTTTTCAATTTTCCAGGGTGGCTATGCCAATCTCTTTTTGCAGCCAACGCAGCAGGGTAATCCGGAGATCATTTTTTCGACCAAATACCTGGCGCCCAACAATCCGCAGGGCAATGAAGGTATGCTGGTTGAAATCGGTTGGTATGGTGGCAATCAGCCTTATCAAAATCTTGTAGATGAATACGAAACCGCCAGCGGTAAGATGATCACAGACGCATCATCGGGCTACGACCCGGCTAATCCATACGATAAAAGAGATCCCAGGTTGAAAATGACCATTCTGGTGCCGGGTGATAAATATGTGAATCCCGATGGTTCTACATTTGCAACCTCAGACCCGATCCTTACCGGGTTTGCCCAGAAGAAATACATGGACGTCTCGAAGCTGCCATGGGACCGGTCGAAGATCACTGTTACCGACATGAATATTGTACATATGCGTTACGCCGAAGTGCTGCTGGCCTATGCGGAAGCTAAAAATGAAGTGTCAGGGCCGGATGCCAGTATTTACGATGCCCTGAACAAGATCAGATCGAGGACGGGTGTAAACCTGCCGCCGGTGAGCCAGACGATGTACAATACCAAGGAAAAACTGCGCGATTTTATCCGGCATGAGCGACGCGTTGAGCTGGCCATGGAGGGACATCGTTATTTTGACCTGAAACGCTGGGGAATTATAGCGCAGAAACTGGCGACTGTGAAAAACCCGGCCGGTGTCACTTTGTCTTTCGGAGAGAAAAATAACGTGCTGCCATTCCCGCAGTCCGAGATCGACCGCAACAAGAGCTTGGTACAGAACACAGGCTATTAA
- a CDS encoding SusC/RagA family TonB-linked outer membrane protein, with protein sequence MDQIYNSGSRMKSGWLPAWRLCGPGDVHPVNAAHLNGLSGKFAKAFFIVLLIFCQTSFGQTRQVSGTVFDNDNAPLPGASVQVKGTTTGTITDAEGKYNLQVQPNSTLVFSYIGYIKQEVPVGTQTTLDVNLKSEESSLSEVVVVGYGTSKKANLSGSVTTVSGKELTERPVPNVQNLLQGRVSGLDVIQSTGEPGRDDAAYQLRGFGSFGASNAPLILVDGIIASIKNLSPQDIESVTVLKDAASASIYGARAANGVILITTKKGKAGSSEIEYTGSFGLSEATRTPELITNSVQYMEMYNSARARSGQAPIYTQQQIDLYKNNPNSDQYPNFNWLDYVLDKGPIQNHHLGFSGGNEKTLYNVSFNYLDQESITKGYLYKRYNGLIDFSTQVHKKVRVGTNLNLSFQNAKAPWLVNDDLLLLAYASAPTFGPFLPDGSGRVTNRDFATNGSGNRSVEEVYATGGQYTKTYNVNAQAFVEIEILKGLKWLNKAGLTFYNDQLKNRQFGSPSFAYQPNAEGNYVQVANGNPTFFGLQQREDRSITRTFFSTLNYTKQFGTNHNLGLLAGFEQQNNLTERLSGNRFDFPNTSIMVLDGSGPNNQSTGGTASEWALRSYFGRVNYDFKGKYFIEGNIRRDGTSRVSSRWGTFGGGSAAWRISEEGFIKNSLSWMDNLKLRASYGVLGNQEINVGVADRINLAGNYPYQDILSLTAYPFANSLGTGAQLTRLVTKDLRWEKTSMLDFGLDIDIFKGLFGATIDWYKRNTTDILSTRADLPSSVGLIAPIVNAGGMQNTGLEVELRHRKSFGEFNYGASVLYHKFNNKVTKLLAPTLGTIEVGQPYNNFFLYDWIGVFQSQEEINNSPKQPSSGTLKPGDLKIRDVDGNGTVGPEDRIRISRFPKYNYSFSVNAGWKGFNLTAFFQGVHGINTQVSGWGYEPFQQNSAPPTRFLDAWSPTNPSNTVPATYLTGYAGVAGYTSTYFLQDASYLRLKNLYLSYAFNEKLLSKIRSKGLTIYISGDNLVTWTKYEGNDPERAGSGRFAQFPQLRIYTAGLSIKF encoded by the coding sequence ATGGATCAAATTTACAACTCAGGGTCCCGGATGAAATCAGGCTGGCTTCCGGCCTGGCGACTGTGCGGCCCAGGCGACGTTCACCCGGTAAACGCTGCACATTTGAATGGCCTTTCGGGCAAATTCGCCAAAGCGTTTTTTATCGTCTTACTCATTTTTTGTCAAACATCGTTCGGCCAGACGCGGCAGGTTTCCGGCACCGTATTTGATAACGACAATGCCCCGCTGCCGGGCGCCAGTGTCCAGGTAAAAGGTACCACCACCGGCACGATCACAGATGCTGAAGGGAAGTACAATTTGCAGGTGCAACCCAATTCTACACTGGTTTTCAGCTACATCGGTTATATTAAACAGGAAGTGCCGGTTGGGACACAGACTACGCTGGACGTGAACCTGAAATCCGAAGAATCCTCTCTTTCCGAAGTGGTGGTGGTCGGGTATGGAACCAGCAAGAAAGCGAATCTTTCCGGTTCGGTGACGACGGTGTCGGGTAAGGAACTGACAGAGCGGCCTGTACCCAACGTGCAGAATTTGCTGCAAGGCAGGGTTTCGGGTTTGGATGTGATCCAGTCAACGGGTGAGCCTGGCCGCGATGACGCTGCTTACCAGCTGAGAGGATTTGGCTCGTTTGGTGCTTCCAATGCGCCCCTGATCCTGGTCGACGGGATTATCGCCTCGATCAAAAACCTTTCTCCGCAGGATATTGAAAGTGTTACGGTATTGAAAGATGCCGCGTCTGCCTCCATTTACGGTGCACGTGCAGCCAATGGCGTGATCCTGATCACAACGAAAAAAGGAAAAGCGGGCTCGTCGGAAATTGAGTATACGGGCAGCTTCGGACTTAGCGAAGCCACCAGGACACCGGAGCTGATCACCAATTCGGTACAATATATGGAGATGTACAATTCGGCCCGGGCCAGAAGCGGGCAGGCGCCGATTTACACCCAGCAGCAGATCGATTTATATAAGAACAACCCGAACAGCGATCAATACCCTAACTTCAACTGGCTGGATTATGTGCTGGACAAAGGTCCGATCCAGAACCACCACCTCGGTTTCAGCGGCGGCAATGAGAAAACGCTTTATAATGTTTCCTTCAATTACCTGGACCAGGAAAGTATCACGAAAGGTTATTTGTACAAACGTTACAACGGCCTGATCGACTTCTCGACACAGGTACATAAAAAGGTGCGGGTGGGTACAAATCTCAACCTTTCGTTCCAAAATGCGAAAGCGCCCTGGCTTGTCAACGACGACCTGCTGCTGCTTGCTTACGCATCTGCGCCAACATTCGGCCCGTTCCTTCCTGACGGTAGCGGCAGGGTAACAAACAGGGATTTCGCGACCAACGGATCGGGTAACAGGAGTGTGGAAGAAGTGTATGCGACAGGCGGGCAGTATACCAAAACCTACAATGTCAATGCACAGGCTTTTGTTGAAATAGAAATTTTAAAAGGATTGAAATGGCTCAATAAGGCCGGTCTCACCTTTTACAATGACCAGCTGAAAAACAGGCAATTCGGTTCTCCTTCGTTTGCCTACCAGCCCAATGCGGAGGGGAATTATGTGCAGGTAGCGAATGGCAACCCTACATTTTTCGGATTGCAGCAGCGGGAGGACAGAAGCATTACCAGGACTTTTTTCAGCACCCTGAACTACACGAAACAATTTGGGACGAATCACAATCTGGGGCTTTTGGCCGGTTTTGAACAGCAGAACAACCTGACGGAAAGGCTTTCCGGTAACCGGTTTGATTTTCCAAATACGTCGATCATGGTGCTGGACGGCAGCGGGCCTAACAATCAATCAACGGGCGGCACGGCATCGGAATGGGCATTGCGGTCGTATTTCGGTCGTGTGAATTACGATTTCAAAGGCAAATATTTCATTGAAGGTAATATCCGCCGCGATGGTACTTCCCGCGTGAGCTCGCGCTGGGGAACGTTTGGCGGAGGTTCTGCGGCCTGGCGGATTTCGGAGGAAGGATTTATCAAAAATTCATTGTCCTGGATGGATAACCTGAAACTCAGGGCTTCTTACGGTGTATTGGGTAATCAGGAAATCAATGTGGGTGTGGCCGACAGGATCAATCTCGCAGGTAACTATCCTTATCAGGATATTCTCAGTCTGACGGCTTATCCGTTTGCCAATTCACTCGGTACCGGTGCGCAGCTGACCCGTCTGGTCACCAAAGACCTGAGATGGGAAAAAACTTCTATGCTGGATTTCGGTTTGGATATCGACATTTTCAAAGGGCTTTTCGGTGCGACGATCGACTGGTATAAGCGCAATACAACCGATATTCTTTCCACCCGTGCGGATTTGCCCAGCAGTGTTGGCTTGATTGCCCCGATCGTGAATGCGGGTGGTATGCAAAATACGGGTCTGGAAGTGGAACTGCGGCACCGGAAGAGTTTTGGGGAATTTAATTATGGTGCAAGCGTGCTGTATCACAAATTCAACAATAAGGTTACCAAACTACTTGCCCCTACTTTGGGTACCATAGAAGTGGGCCAGCCTTACAACAACTTTTTCTTATACGACTGGATCGGGGTATTCCAGAGCCAGGAGGAGATCAACAATTCACCCAAGCAGCCTTCTTCTGGTACCCTGAAACCCGGGGATCTGAAAATCAGGGATGTCGACGGCAATGGTACCGTAGGGCCAGAGGACAGGATCCGGATCAGCCGGTTTCCGAAATACAACTATTCGTTCAGTGTGAACGCCGGTTGGAAAGGCTTTAACCTGACCGCTTTCTTCCAGGGCGTTCACGGTATCAATACGCAGGTAAGCGGCTGGGGATATGAGCCTTTTCAGCAAAATTCCGCACCTCCGACCCGCTTCCTGGACGCATGGTCGCCCACCAATCCGAGCAATACAGTGCCGGCTACTTACCTGACTGGCTATGCGGGTGTGGCAGGCTACACGTCGACCTATTTTCTTCAGGACGCTTCTTATCTGCGGTTGAAAAACCTATATCTCTCTTATGCTTTCAATGAGAAGCTATTGAGCAAGATTCGGTCAAAGGGGTTAACCATCTACATTTCAGGGGATAACCTCGTTACCTGGACCAAATACGAAGGGAATGACCCGGAACGCGCAGGTTCAGGCAGGTTTGCCCAATTTCCCCAGCTGCGGATCTACACGGCCGGATTAAGTATCAAGTTCTAA
- a CDS encoding AraC family transcriptional regulator, producing the protein MKPSFSILSDLAHSRSSFVVKKIARSSFSTDFHFHKECQLVHIVSGSGVRIIGHSVERFEKDDLTFVGANVPHVWYSEPDSETPEPLEAVSVALYIDSEQFCEQMQGLVDVKKVQNFFIEAQRGLKIHGEKRALVTAILEEMLEQKDVHLLSSFLRILVHLCDPAEESYLNAPDPISTYSIQPHGRIPKLMYFIHQNFKDDISLEKAASVAGLQIHAFCRYFKSLTNRTFSEFLNDVRIGFACKLLHQSELSITQIALECGYSNISYFNRCFKRINKMSPKEFRDSLETRNRQKL; encoded by the coding sequence ATGAAACCAAGCTTCTCGATCCTGTCTGACCTTGCCCACTCACGAAGTTCGTTTGTGGTCAAAAAAATTGCGCGCTCCTCGTTCTCTACCGACTTTCACTTTCACAAGGAATGTCAGCTGGTACATATCGTTTCCGGCTCCGGCGTGCGCATTATCGGCCATTCTGTTGAAAGGTTCGAAAAAGATGACCTCACATTTGTCGGCGCCAATGTTCCCCACGTTTGGTATAGCGAACCGGATTCTGAAACCCCCGAGCCGCTTGAAGCAGTTTCGGTGGCACTTTACATTGATTCAGAACAATTTTGCGAGCAAATGCAGGGCCTTGTGGATGTGAAAAAGGTGCAGAATTTTTTCATTGAAGCGCAGCGAGGCCTCAAAATACACGGAGAAAAACGGGCGCTGGTAACCGCGATTCTGGAGGAAATGCTGGAACAGAAAGATGTTCATTTGCTTTCATCGTTCCTGCGCATCCTGGTGCATCTCTGCGACCCGGCTGAAGAAAGCTACCTCAATGCCCCTGACCCGATCTCCACCTATTCGATCCAGCCTCACGGAAGGATCCCGAAGCTGATGTATTTCATCCATCAAAATTTCAAGGATGATATCAGCCTGGAAAAGGCTGCTTCGGTGGCCGGCCTGCAAATTCATGCGTTTTGTCGTTATTTCAAATCCCTCACCAATCGCACATTCTCCGAGTTTCTGAATGATGTGAGAATTGGGTTTGCGTGCAAGCTGCTGCACCAGTCTGAGCTGTCGATCACCCAAATAGCGCTGGAATGCGGATATAGTAACATTTCCTATTTCAACCGGTGTTTCAAAAGGATCAACAAGATGTCCCCCAAAGAATTTCGCGACTCACTGGAAACCCGCAACCGTCAGAAACTCTGA